Proteins encoded together in one Miscanthus floridulus cultivar M001 chromosome 16, ASM1932011v1, whole genome shotgun sequence window:
- the LOC136510477 gene encoding protein FAR1-RELATED SEQUENCE 5-like, producing MAWRGRGRGRRCGHDTAGTSPAQRSAAKATIGTGGTSGEARVRCARGDRCRCSAGAGQQGCSITLFSPPATVDPSVIVTPEEEHKYSHKENLDQALIPRVGMCFKTEDEAHKFYCTYAEKAGFQPKKANKTDYTRYLRCNNYGIGKYYKGNEAKHVRGKTTKKTSCLAFIKLKFRRDKENSEEFAEITDVRLNHNHVLLPKPTETKQMRAHKYKNPLLLEYVDDLQSNDVPNHSIRNILRDMHGGEETIAMTDRDLENRKTANMRAEHANDVNKLLEFFKDCEAENPQFRSEAKVDLNGYQDSAMEAAIKKEFPGTTHKICRWHVVNKLSANLNELYSMYEKEDFKEKFNSVLNHPLTPGEFEEAWKELIT from the exons ATGGCATGGCGTGGGCGTGGCCGAGGACGACGGTGCGGCCACGACACGGCGGGCACGTCGCCGGCGCAGCGGAGCGCGGCCAAGGCGACCATAGGCACGGGCGgcacatcgggcgaggcgagggtGCGATGCGCGCGTGGGGACCGGTGCAGGTGCAGTGCCGGCGCAG GTCAACAAGGATGTAGCATAACTTTGTTCTCACCACCTGCAACTGTTGACCCATCAGTGATTGTGACACCAGAAGAAGAGCATAAATACAGCCAT AAAGAAAACTTGGACCAAGCTTTGATTCCTAGAGTGGGTATGTGCTTCAAAACAGAGGATGAAGCACATAAATTCTACTGTACATATGCTGAGAAGGCAGGTTTCCAGCCAAAGAAGGCTAACAAAACAGATTATACTAGGTACTTAAGGTGCAATAATTATGGAATAGGTAAATACTACAAGGGGAACGAGGCAAAACATGTCAGGGGCAAGACAACAAAGAAGACATCATGCCTGGCAttcatcaagctaaagtttagaCGTGACAAAGAAAATAGTGAAGAATTTGCAGAGATTACAGATGTTAGACTGAACCATAACCACGTGTTGCTCCCAAAACCTACAGAAACAAAACAGATGAGGGCACACAAGTACAAGAATCCTTTGCTTCTAGAATATGTTGATGACTTACAATCAAATGATGTTCCTAACCATAGCATTAGAAACATATTAAGAGATATGCATGGAGGTGAGGAGACTATAGCGATGACAGATAGAGATTTGGAAAACCG AAAGACGGCTAATATGAGGGCGGAGCATGCAAATGACGTCAACAAGCTGCTAGAATTCTTCAAAGACTGTGAGGCAGAAAACCCCCAATTCCGCTCGGAGGCAAAGGTTGACTTGAATGGAT ACCAAGATTCAGCAATGGAAGCAGCAATCAAGAAGGAGTTTCCAGGGACAACTCACAAAATATGCAGGTGGCATGTAGTCAACAAGCTATCAGCCAACCTGAATGAATTGTATAGCATGTATGAGAAAGAAGACTTCAAGGAAAAATTTAATTCTGTGCTAAACCATCCACTAACACCAGGAGAGTTCGAGGAGGCATGGAAGGAACTAATAACataa